A region of Micromonospora chokoriensis DNA encodes the following proteins:
- a CDS encoding HIT family protein — MADGLDRLWTPHRMTYISGEDRPAEGYEKPTGCPFCRAPQLPPEESLVVARGEHVFVVLNLYPYNPGHLLVCPYRHVADYTDLDVPETTELASYTQTAMRVIRKVSNAHGFNLGMNQGGVAGAGIAAHLHQHVVPRWGGDANFMPVIGRTKVLPQLLHDTRDLLARAWPS; from the coding sequence ATGGCGGACGGCCTGGATCGGCTCTGGACGCCGCACCGGATGACCTACATCTCCGGTGAGGACCGCCCGGCCGAGGGCTACGAGAAGCCGACCGGTTGTCCGTTCTGCCGAGCCCCCCAGCTGCCGCCGGAGGAGAGCCTGGTGGTGGCCCGTGGCGAGCACGTCTTCGTGGTGCTCAACCTCTATCCCTACAACCCCGGGCACCTGCTGGTCTGCCCCTACCGGCACGTCGCCGACTACACCGACCTGGACGTGCCGGAGACCACCGAGCTGGCGTCGTACACCCAGACCGCGATGCGGGTCATCCGCAAGGTGAGCAACGCGCACGGCTTCAACCTGGGCATGAACCAGGGCGGGGTCGCCGGCGCGGGCATCGCCGCGCACCTGCACCAGCACGTGGTGCCCCGCTGGGGCGGCGACGCGAACTTCATGCCGGTGATCGGCCGCACCAAGGTCCTGCCGCAACTGCTGCACGACACCCGCGACCTGCTCGCCCGCGCCTGGCCGTCCTGA
- the thrS gene encoding threonine--tRNA ligase codes for MSAPRTPAVADPVVVAAGTTAADAVAAAGLPANGPKAIVVVRDPQGQLRDLDWSPAEETVVEPVSLDSPDGLNVLRHSTAHVLAQAVQDVFPEAKLGIGPPIENGFYYDFDVDKPFQPDDLSKLEKRMQEIIKSGQRFRRRRFGSLDEARAELADEPFKLELIEVKGEGLDTDEVMEVGGGELTIYDNLDAKEDKVCWSDLCRGPHLPTTRLIGAFKLMRSAAAYWRGSEKNPQLQRVYGTAWPTRDELKAYLKLLEEAARRDHRKLGADLDLFSFPDEIGSGLAVFHPKGGIIRREMEHYSRRRHEEAGYEFVNTPHITKAQLFQTSGHLPYYADTMFPPMQLEGADYYLKAMNCPMHNLIFRGRGRSYRELPLRMFEFGTVYRYEKSGVVHGLTRVRGLTQDDSHIYCTREQMAGELSTLLSFVLDLLRDYGLDDFYLELSTRDDSPKFIGADEDWEEATEALRTAAATSGLDLVPDPGGAAFYGPKISVQARDAIGRTWQMSTIQVDFNQPERFGLEYQAADGSRQRPVMIHRALFGSIERFFGVLTEHYAGAFPAWLAPVQVVGIPIREDHTDYLHGFVAALRAEGIRAQVDAGDDRMQKKIRTAQQQKIPFMVIAGDDDVAAGTVSFRYRDGSQRNGVPVAEAITHVLDVVSSRTNIGPSAAAE; via the coding sequence GTGTCCGCACCCCGTACCCCCGCCGTGGCCGACCCCGTCGTCGTCGCCGCCGGGACGACGGCGGCCGACGCGGTGGCCGCGGCCGGACTGCCCGCGAACGGCCCCAAGGCGATCGTCGTGGTTCGCGACCCGCAGGGTCAGCTGCGTGACCTGGACTGGTCGCCGGCCGAGGAGACCGTCGTCGAGCCGGTCAGCCTGGACTCGCCGGACGGGCTCAACGTGCTGCGCCACTCCACCGCGCACGTCCTGGCCCAGGCCGTGCAGGACGTCTTCCCCGAGGCCAAGCTGGGCATCGGCCCGCCGATCGAGAACGGCTTCTACTACGACTTCGACGTCGACAAGCCGTTCCAGCCCGATGACCTCAGCAAGCTCGAGAAGCGCATGCAGGAGATCATCAAGTCCGGGCAGCGGTTCCGCCGTCGCCGCTTCGGCAGCCTCGACGAGGCCCGCGCGGAGCTGGCCGACGAGCCGTTCAAGCTGGAGTTGATCGAGGTCAAGGGCGAGGGCCTGGACACCGACGAGGTCATGGAGGTGGGCGGCGGCGAGCTGACCATCTACGACAACCTCGACGCCAAGGAGGACAAGGTCTGCTGGTCGGACCTGTGCCGGGGCCCGCACCTCCCGACCACCCGCCTGATCGGCGCGTTCAAGCTGATGCGGTCCGCCGCCGCCTACTGGCGCGGGTCGGAGAAGAACCCCCAACTACAACGGGTGTACGGCACCGCGTGGCCGACCCGCGACGAGCTCAAGGCGTACCTGAAGCTGCTGGAGGAGGCCGCCCGGCGCGACCACCGCAAGCTCGGCGCGGACCTCGACCTGTTCAGCTTCCCCGACGAGATCGGCTCCGGCCTGGCGGTCTTCCACCCCAAGGGCGGCATCATCCGCCGGGAGATGGAGCACTACTCGCGGCGGCGGCACGAGGAGGCGGGGTACGAGTTCGTCAACACCCCGCACATCACCAAGGCGCAGCTGTTCCAGACCTCCGGTCACCTGCCCTACTACGCGGACACCATGTTCCCGCCCATGCAGCTGGAGGGCGCGGACTACTACCTTAAGGCGATGAACTGCCCGATGCACAACCTGATCTTCAGGGGGCGCGGGCGGTCGTACCGGGAGCTGCCGCTGCGGATGTTCGAGTTCGGCACCGTCTACCGGTACGAGAAGTCCGGTGTCGTGCACGGCCTGACCCGGGTCCGGGGCCTGACCCAGGACGACTCGCACATCTACTGCACCCGCGAGCAGATGGCCGGCGAGCTGTCCACGCTGCTGAGCTTCGTGCTGGACCTGCTGCGTGACTACGGGCTGGACGACTTCTACCTGGAGCTGTCGACCCGGGACGACTCGCCCAAGTTCATCGGCGCGGACGAGGACTGGGAGGAGGCCACCGAGGCGCTGCGGACCGCCGCCGCGACCTCCGGCCTGGACCTGGTGCCCGACCCGGGTGGCGCGGCGTTCTACGGGCCGAAGATCTCCGTGCAGGCGCGCGACGCGATCGGCCGGACCTGGCAGATGTCCACCATCCAGGTCGACTTCAACCAGCCGGAGCGGTTCGGTCTGGAGTACCAGGCCGCCGACGGCAGCCGCCAGCGGCCCGTCATGATCCACCGGGCGCTGTTCGGGTCGATCGAGCGGTTCTTCGGGGTGCTCACCGAGCACTACGCGGGCGCGTTCCCGGCCTGGCTGGCGCCGGTGCAGGTGGTCGGCATCCCGATCCGGGAGGATCACACCGACTACCTGCACGGCTTCGTGGCGGCGCTGCGCGCCGAGGGCATCCGCGCCCAGGTGGACGCGGGCGACGACCGGATGCAGAAGAAGATCCGCACCGCGCAGCAGCAGAAGATCCCGTTCATGGTGATCGCCGGTGACGACGACGTGGCCGCCGGCACCGTCTCCTTCCGCTACCGCGACGGCTCCCAGCGCAACGGTGTGCCGGTCGCCGAGGCCATCACCCACGTCCTCGACGTGGTCAGCTCCCGCACCAACATCGGCCCCTCGGCCGCCGCGGAGTGA